One Echinicola strongylocentroti DNA window includes the following coding sequences:
- a CDS encoding RagB/SusD family nutrient uptake outer membrane protein, with protein MKKYINIIIAVLICSCTDLERYPLNSIGEPQFWATSDDATSGINGVYNVLANNHMYRDFMRHSDAIGDNAYSQFSFNYYLEISEGRGFDASSVWPQNFWRKSYEGIVRANEVLENVPAITMEEATKNRILGEARFLRALFYFHLTNLYGDVPLILAKQTINESLVARDPKAEVTAQILEDLNFAISNLPQSYSPSDLGRATKGAAYALQSRVHLYNKHYAQAITAANEVIELGYQLLPMENYKDMFLPTLENNSVESIFEVQFLGKTGTSGVGSAFNASSGAIPAFGSISYSPLQELVDTYEAGDIRKNITVLSEGQSFAGLEFDPVRSLTGFAVIKGVIPDATITDDGDANFVVFRFAEILLNLAEAENELNGPNTTVYDAINKIRNRVNLSDLPSGMSKEAMRVAIKKERRLELAFEGHRYFDLLRYGKADLKASMESVTSVEGHERVYADRLLQWPVPQSEINIDPNLLPQNEGW; from the coding sequence ATGAAAAAATACATTAACATAATCATAGCTGTACTGATCTGCAGCTGCACGGACTTAGAACGTTATCCACTTAATTCCATCGGTGAACCTCAATTTTGGGCCACCTCTGATGATGCGACTTCAGGAATAAATGGAGTATACAATGTACTGGCTAATAACCACATGTACAGGGACTTCATGCGGCACTCCGATGCTATCGGTGACAATGCCTATTCTCAGTTTTCATTCAATTATTATTTGGAAATCAGTGAAGGAAGAGGCTTTGATGCATCAAGTGTATGGCCCCAAAATTTTTGGCGTAAATCCTATGAAGGTATCGTCCGTGCCAATGAAGTGCTGGAAAATGTTCCAGCTATCACCATGGAAGAAGCAACCAAAAACAGAATATTGGGAGAAGCCAGGTTTTTAAGAGCCTTGTTTTATTTTCATCTTACCAACTTATACGGCGATGTACCGCTGATATTGGCCAAACAAACTATAAATGAATCCCTTGTGGCAAGAGACCCGAAAGCAGAGGTAACCGCTCAAATTCTGGAAGATCTTAACTTTGCCATTTCCAACTTGCCACAAAGCTACAGTCCCTCTGATCTGGGAAGAGCAACGAAGGGGGCTGCCTATGCCCTACAATCCCGAGTTCACTTGTACAACAAGCACTATGCACAAGCCATTACGGCGGCCAATGAGGTGATAGAGCTGGGGTATCAATTATTGCCAATGGAAAACTATAAGGATATGTTTTTACCCACCTTAGAAAACAATTCCGTTGAATCAATATTTGAGGTTCAATTTCTTGGCAAAACAGGTACTTCTGGTGTAGGAAGTGCTTTCAATGCCAGCTCAGGTGCCATTCCTGCATTTGGGAGCATCAGTTACTCCCCTTTACAGGAATTAGTAGACACCTATGAAGCTGGAGACATCCGTAAGAACATTACTGTACTTTCGGAAGGTCAAAGCTTCGCAGGCTTGGAATTCGACCCGGTCAGGTCCCTTACTGGCTTTGCGGTGATCAAGGGAGTCATTCCTGACGCAACGATCACAGATGATGGCGATGCTAATTTCGTAGTGTTTCGATTTGCCGAAATCCTCCTCAACCTAGCCGAAGCAGAAAACGAACTGAACGGACCTAATACCACAGTCTATGACGCTATCAACAAAATCAGAAACAGGGTCAACCTCAGTGATCTTCCATCAGGAATGTCCAAAGAAGCAATGAGAGTGGCTATCAAAAAAGAAAGAAGGTTGGAGCTAGCCTTTGAAGGGCATCGGTATTTTGACCTGCTGCGTTATGGTAAGGCTGACCTAAAAGCTTCCATGGAAAGTGTCACCAGTGTAGAAGGCCATGAAAGGGTTTATGCAGACAGACTGCTACAATGGCCAGTGCCTCAGAGCGAAATCAATATTGACCCAAACCTACTACCTCAAAACGAAGGGTGGTAA
- a CDS encoding alpha-L-fucosidase → MIKSKKCILTFLLCLLSIAGFSQLKNNPALEEDFMDMGFGIFVHWSVDSQLGSVISHSMVGASEDYVERYMTELPSTFYPKDYDPDEWARLFKLTGAEYVVFTTKHHNGFCMWDTQTTDFNIMNTPYGKDITAMLVESLRKFGLKVGFYFSPEDFSFIHNQGHLISRKGPMTQVTDNEELYEYAKKQVDELFTNYGNIDMVFFDSFSNQNLVQYVHEEYPDIVVTRGEMETPEQKIPDAPLPGPWETCMTMGTQWAYKPTNEEYKDGGDLINKLIEIRAKGGNFLMNIGPKPNGEIPIEQEERLREMALWMFINNESVKNVRTVPSVIKEGDLWFTKAKDDNTAYVFITNQTAWPYGKRRLFYTESIRGTDQTEISVLGQNDLVVEYSPDNKPTTRYSQREDKLELSITRAQRVYNNKTWPNPIVVKLTNVEFVQSEK, encoded by the coding sequence ATGATCAAAAGTAAAAAATGCATATTGACGTTTTTATTATGTCTGTTGAGTATTGCTGGTTTTAGTCAGCTTAAAAACAACCCTGCGTTGGAAGAAGACTTTATGGATATGGGGTTTGGGATTTTTGTGCATTGGAGCGTAGACTCACAGTTGGGAAGTGTCATTAGCCATTCCATGGTAGGGGCTTCCGAAGATTATGTGGAGCGCTATATGACAGAACTCCCGAGTACATTCTACCCAAAGGATTATGACCCGGACGAATGGGCAAGGCTATTTAAATTGACAGGGGCTGAGTATGTGGTATTCACTACCAAACACCACAATGGGTTTTGCATGTGGGATACACAAACGACAGATTTTAACATCATGAATACGCCATACGGCAAAGACATTACCGCTATGTTAGTGGAGTCATTGCGGAAATTTGGATTAAAAGTAGGGTTTTATTTTTCTCCTGAAGACTTTAGTTTTATCCACAATCAAGGACATTTGATTTCGAGAAAAGGCCCAATGACACAGGTTACTGACAATGAAGAACTATATGAATATGCCAAAAAACAGGTGGACGAATTATTCACCAATTATGGCAATATCGACATGGTGTTTTTTGACTCTTTTTCTAATCAGAACTTGGTGCAATATGTACATGAAGAGTATCCGGACATCGTCGTGACCAGAGGGGAAATGGAAACCCCGGAACAAAAAATCCCTGACGCTCCTCTTCCGGGTCCTTGGGAAACCTGTATGACCATGGGAACACAGTGGGCCTACAAGCCTACCAACGAAGAGTACAAAGATGGAGGGGACTTGATCAATAAGCTGATAGAAATCAGGGCCAAAGGAGGTAATTTTTTAATGAATATTGGGCCTAAGCCCAATGGTGAAATCCCCATAGAGCAGGAGGAACGTTTGCGTGAAATGGCACTTTGGATGTTTATAAATAACGAATCAGTCAAGAATGTAAGAACGGTGCCCAGTGTGATCAAAGAAGGGGACTTATGGTTTACCAAGGCCAAGGATGACAATACGGCCTATGTTTTTATCACCAACCAGACAGCGTGGCCCTATGGTAAAAGAAGACTTTTTTATACCGAAAGCATCAGGGGAACCGATCAAACTGAAATTTCCGTCCTAGGACAAAACGATTTGGTGGTCGAGTATTCACCCGATAATAAGCCCACCACCCGCTACAGTCAGCGAGAAGATAAACTGGAATTATCTATCACCAGGGCCCAGCGGGTTTACAATAACAAAACTTGGCCAAACCCCATCGTAGTGAAGCTGACAAATGTGGAGTTTGTGCAGTCTGAAAAATGA
- a CDS encoding GH92 family glycosyl hydrolase, which produces MDKRKLYLQVIIYLTLGTISSCQQKVKTVDKHGEQKTYSELVYPLLDSENSRWFFFSSASRPFGMVNLSPDTEIDGAWGSGYRYKTDTIRGFSHIHAWQMSGISVMPVTVSAANESTIFEDFYSKFSHETERISPGYHYVDLDRFKIASELTSTTRVGLHQYTYPEDSQSAILFNLNTMLGPCENMDGELTQNSDNELSGKVVMDATHRRPKPFTVYFKVLLNTDVTSVKKDDKTGNYLIKLDDPRKKVLMKVGVSYTSVENAGLNIEEEMPHWDFDKVVRESTEEWNGLLGRIKVEGGTATDQRRFYTDLWHSLQGRRIINDVNGAYPDNTGEVFRIGQLPLDSNGKPEFNHFNSDSYWGAQWTINTLWGLVYPEIKQQFVYSLLQYQKDGGLVPRGPSGGNYTYVMTGASSTPFIVSAIQEGLVTEDLESIYQILKKNHMIGGIMEKAGYEHHTNYGGGLKYYIENGYVPYPIPEGKFGGHQDGAGLTMEYAYQDWTLAQLAKKLGHEADYGYFIKRSENFKNVYDETTGWMRPKNVEGEWLEKFDPYQYKVGFVEANAAQATWFVPHNLEGLAELMGGRDKAVQQLNGQFEEASKLDFTAGTSHDLEEHPEYRKIPINYGNQPSIQTAFVFHQIGRPDLTQYWSRNVVRETFSGLSPSTGYNGDEDQGLMGSLAVMMKIGLFQMNGGVDEDPVYQIGSPLFDKISIDLNPDFYSNATFTIEADNNSEENVYVKSAKWNNEVLEGYVIHNSQITKGGRLVLQMADQ; this is translated from the coding sequence ATGGATAAGAGGAAATTGTATTTGCAGGTTATCATATACCTGACTTTGGGAACCATCAGTTCTTGTCAACAAAAAGTAAAAACGGTAGATAAACATGGAGAGCAGAAGACCTATTCAGAGTTGGTCTACCCATTGTTGGATTCGGAGAATTCCAGGTGGTTTTTCTTTTCGTCCGCAAGCCGGCCGTTTGGGATGGTTAACCTAAGTCCCGATACAGAAATTGATGGTGCATGGGGGAGCGGCTACAGGTATAAGACCGACACGATAAGAGGCTTCAGCCATATTCATGCATGGCAAATGTCCGGTATCTCCGTAATGCCAGTGACGGTGTCAGCTGCAAATGAAAGCACCATTTTTGAAGATTTTTATTCCAAGTTTAGCCACGAAACTGAAAGGATTTCTCCGGGATATCACTATGTGGACCTAGACAGGTTCAAAATAGCATCTGAACTGACCAGTACCACACGTGTAGGCCTCCATCAGTATACCTATCCAGAAGACTCCCAGTCAGCCATCTTATTTAACCTTAACACCATGCTCGGGCCATGCGAAAATATGGATGGAGAGCTCACCCAGAACAGCGATAATGAGCTTTCGGGAAAAGTGGTGATGGATGCTACCCACAGAAGGCCAAAGCCTTTTACAGTTTATTTTAAAGTACTGTTGAATACCGATGTCACCTCAGTAAAAAAGGATGATAAGACCGGCAATTATTTGATAAAACTTGATGATCCCCGCAAGAAAGTCCTAATGAAAGTTGGGGTTTCTTATACATCAGTAGAAAATGCAGGGCTTAATATCGAAGAAGAAATGCCTCATTGGGATTTTGATAAGGTAGTGAGGGAATCTACCGAGGAGTGGAATGGTCTATTGGGTAGGATCAAAGTAGAGGGAGGAACAGCCACCGATCAACGAAGATTTTATACGGATTTGTGGCATTCCTTGCAGGGGAGAAGGATCATTAACGACGTAAATGGTGCCTATCCAGACAATACAGGTGAAGTGTTTAGGATAGGTCAGTTACCTCTTGATTCAAATGGCAAACCAGAATTCAACCACTTTAACTCCGACTCTTATTGGGGCGCCCAATGGACAATCAACACCCTTTGGGGACTCGTCTATCCTGAGATTAAACAGCAATTTGTTTATTCGCTCCTACAATATCAAAAAGACGGTGGCCTGGTGCCCAGGGGGCCTTCTGGAGGAAACTACACCTATGTGATGACAGGAGCTTCCAGTACCCCTTTTATCGTGAGCGCTATTCAGGAAGGGCTGGTTACAGAAGACTTGGAGAGCATTTACCAAATCCTGAAAAAAAACCACATGATCGGCGGAATCATGGAAAAAGCAGGATATGAACATCACACAAATTATGGTGGAGGGCTCAAATACTATATTGAAAATGGCTATGTGCCGTACCCGATACCGGAAGGGAAATTTGGAGGTCATCAGGATGGTGCAGGCCTTACGATGGAATACGCCTATCAGGATTGGACACTCGCACAGTTGGCCAAAAAACTGGGGCATGAAGCGGATTATGGCTATTTTATAAAACGTTCCGAAAATTTCAAAAATGTATATGATGAAACAACTGGATGGATGCGTCCAAAAAATGTCGAGGGCGAGTGGTTGGAGAAGTTTGATCCTTACCAGTACAAAGTCGGTTTTGTCGAAGCTAACGCAGCACAGGCCACTTGGTTTGTACCCCATAATTTAGAAGGGCTGGCGGAGCTGATGGGAGGGCGTGATAAAGCGGTCCAACAACTAAATGGGCAATTTGAAGAGGCTAGTAAATTGGACTTTACAGCGGGGACCTCCCACGACCTGGAAGAGCATCCTGAGTATAGAAAAATACCAATAAACTATGGAAACCAGCCATCGATACAGACGGCTTTTGTTTTTCATCAGATAGGAAGACCGGATTTGACGCAGTATTGGAGCCGTAATGTGGTAAGGGAAACCTTCAGCGGTTTGTCCCCATCCACGGGCTATAATGGTGATGAAGACCAGGGACTGATGGGGAGTTTGGCCGTAATGATGAAAATAGGTCTTTTTCAAATGAATGGAGGCGTAGATGAAGATCCTGTGTATCAAATAGGCAGTCCCCTCTTTGATAAAATTAGTATTGACTTGAACCCAGACTTCTATTCCAATGCTACTTTTACCATTGAAGCGGACAATAATAGCGAAGAAAATGTATATGTAAAGTCAGCGAAATGGAATAATGAAGTGCTTGAGGGCTACGTGATTCATAATAGTCAGATTACAAAAGGAGGAAGACTGGTCCTTCAAATGGCCGACCAGTAA
- a CDS encoding acyloxyacyl hydrolase encodes MKKRKVWIFWSVCLPLFFLCFPVFSQDDPEVDSVSDLTAKKYLHGIETEMRYAYVFPPKPFYRNQESSSRLSRSVFSAHLRYGFYLPEGTNRYRVYGDTYWGIGMAQFYFGNKKELGNPLALYLYQGARIANLSQKITLNFEWNFGISGGWEPYDVESNPNNKTVGSRFNAYINTGLLLKWKPSDRLYFTLGTDLTHFSNGNTVYPNAGVNMLGGKLGAVYRLGEVDRHQYPKSKQFSSDLMFSQHVSYDVVLFGSWRRKGVAYNGERVPSPDSYPVIGANISTLYNFSHKFRAGLSLDPLYDGSANVYTEDFIIGTEQPFITPDLKYQLALGVSARAEFVMPVFSVGVGLGTNVLHRGGDFKGTYQVFLLKTRVSKSAFIHIGYNLKDFSQANFLMLGMGYTFGNKRMY; translated from the coding sequence ATGAAGAAGCGTAAAGTGTGGATTTTTTGGAGTGTTTGTCTCCCTTTGTTTTTTTTGTGTTTCCCTGTCTTTTCTCAAGATGACCCTGAAGTGGATTCTGTAAGTGACTTAACTGCAAAGAAGTACTTGCATGGAATCGAGACGGAAATGCGATATGCTTATGTTTTTCCGCCTAAGCCCTTTTACAGAAACCAAGAATCGTCTTCACGACTGTCCAGAAGCGTGTTTTCAGCGCATTTACGGTATGGGTTTTATCTTCCTGAAGGAACCAATCGCTACCGTGTGTACGGGGACACGTATTGGGGGATTGGTATGGCGCAGTTTTATTTTGGCAATAAAAAGGAACTGGGTAATCCGCTGGCCCTGTACCTGTATCAAGGTGCGCGGATTGCTAATCTCTCCCAAAAGATCACGCTGAATTTTGAATGGAATTTTGGTATTTCCGGAGGTTGGGAGCCCTATGATGTGGAAAGTAACCCAAATAACAAAACTGTCGGATCGCGGTTCAATGCCTATATCAATACAGGCCTATTGCTCAAATGGAAGCCAAGCGACCGCCTTTATTTTACCTTGGGTACTGATCTTACCCATTTTTCCAATGGCAACACGGTCTACCCCAATGCCGGTGTCAATATGCTTGGCGGTAAATTAGGTGCAGTGTACCGGCTGGGGGAAGTCGATCGCCATCAATATCCGAAATCAAAGCAGTTTTCTTCTGATTTGATGTTTTCACAACACGTGAGCTATGATGTGGTGCTCTTTGGTTCTTGGCGAAGGAAGGGAGTGGCTTATAATGGAGAGCGAGTTCCTTCCCCTGATTCTTATCCGGTCATCGGCGCAAACATCAGTACCCTGTACAATTTTAGCCATAAATTTAGGGCAGGGCTTTCACTCGACCCCCTTTATGATGGCAGTGCCAATGTGTACACAGAAGATTTTATCATTGGGACGGAGCAGCCTTTCATCACTCCCGACTTAAAATACCAGTTGGCGCTTGGAGTGTCAGCACGTGCAGAGTTTGTCATGCCCGTATTTTCCGTCGGTGTAGGCCTTGGCACGAATGTGCTGCACAGGGGAGGGGATTTCAAAGGTACTTATCAGGTATTTTTATTGAAGACAAGGGTGAGCAAAAGTGCCTTTATCCACATCGGTTATAACCTCAAGGATTTTAGCCAGGCCAACTTCCTAATGCTTGGGATGGGGTATACCTTTGGGAATAAACGAATGTATTAG
- a CDS encoding hybrid sensor histidine kinase/response regulator transcription factor — MKQRLVLSFLLIMSISYAVAQSIEFEHYNDEDGLSHNSIRHIVQDQQGAVWLGTFYGLNRFDGFQFKNYLSNDVGTNSLYNEDITALKLDSTSNSLWIGTRKGLSHLQLDTHVFTTYLPDKDDPNSLPDEEVRSVYIDKFARVWVGTKYAGLYLFERDKNTFTKVPLEGFNYVKEIFEDNKGNIWIGSYETAGVARIKLGSTGIISEISYFTLEIPDASAINPYLYFIYEDAKGDIFVGTREGLYKFDKALDVFVNLYIEDDQIRDKLGPYFLCVAQAPDGKYWVGTLGGLLVCDALEDISKGDYQWHFAVLSDDQSLVDNLVSALYFDPSGVLWIGTEEGLDKYDPYENQFKTNKGISKYIENQAPRIRGFSKTYLDEVVVATRHNGLFISEAGDFVPLFSGNYDIASIYSPDGETFYCGLWNGQVLVYNYIKQTSEIIDVGFKASPIINFVDYEDYFLVCSYGEGARFIDKHTLKPSIHLLPNFEINKVAVDLDKNLWFATETGVVMYNVAKKKPVVFGESNQSNRGLPHENVSDIMIDSRDLIWAATRKGLAVFDYQNNTFKQLSKPKELNGEWVTDIVEDANGYLWLNMNDNNISRLDVDNNLVNIYNVSSGNRLDVFSSSGFYHFNNSKIYLGGKNGVIYFSPLSIKQNEWSPKPVITAFKVNNELVVPGVRINGQVPLTKDFNYSRNVSLNYKNRNFSIQFSNASFTNQRLNKFEYMLEGFDQEWIETSSNSRTVQYTNLSSGTYHFRIRSSNSDGKWSEVSSYMIKISPPFWASYPGIALMLCFLGLIGYFTRKQIKFRVMLKQELLTEKVQRERDEKLNNEKLRFFTNISHELRTPLSLILGPVKQILEHDNSDDYIKSKANLINHSTSRLLRLVNQILDFRRAEGGEIKLKVSKVDIVPRTKDIFCSFIELAQSKSININFNVEEESIECWIDIDKYNKILYNLLSNAIKFTNSHGHVDLFIGVKGNGSKTLIVEVSDDGIGIPLESQEKIFNRFYQASNSKDNTTGTGIGLSLVKSLVGIHKGKIVVKSSCDSSGSIFTVELPISESAYSSSELSSFVPDTQETASSGFAKPLNTPDVYTTPKTNIDVKSPILVIDDSSELRNYLIEFLSGHFKVYGAENGKVGLELCRKIKPVLCVVDVMMPVMDGFEFVKALKSDEIISHTAIVLLTALGENENRIKGYKIGIDGYLVKPFDPSLLKSRIDNIIKIRFELKQRFSEETESEVTSLAYSQLDIDLISNIKEIVEINLANPALTPAFLSSELALSSSKLYRKISELTDMSPNEFIRTIRLKKAASLLKTKNYNVSEVAHAVGFNDPLYFSRRFKKQFGYAPSELIK, encoded by the coding sequence ATGAAACAACGTTTAGTTCTATCATTTTTATTGATCATGTCGATTTCATACGCTGTAGCTCAAAGCATAGAATTTGAGCATTATAACGATGAAGATGGATTGTCTCATAATTCCATCAGACATATAGTTCAGGACCAGCAGGGGGCTGTTTGGTTGGGGACCTTTTATGGTTTAAATCGATTTGATGGATTCCAGTTTAAGAACTATTTGAGTAATGATGTAGGAACGAATTCACTATATAATGAAGATATTACAGCTTTAAAATTAGATAGCACATCGAATAGTTTATGGATTGGGACTAGGAAAGGTCTGTCCCACCTGCAGCTCGATACGCATGTTTTTACGACCTATTTACCGGATAAAGATGATCCGAATAGCTTACCTGATGAGGAAGTGCGCTCTGTCTATATAGATAAGTTTGCCCGGGTTTGGGTTGGTACAAAATACGCAGGCCTATATTTGTTTGAACGTGATAAGAATACGTTTACTAAAGTTCCGCTGGAAGGGTTTAACTATGTTAAAGAAATCTTTGAGGATAATAAGGGCAATATTTGGATAGGTTCTTATGAAACTGCTGGCGTTGCCAGAATCAAACTTGGCAGTACAGGGATTATTTCAGAAATCAGCTATTTCACATTGGAGATACCGGATGCGTCAGCCATTAACCCATACTTGTATTTTATATACGAAGATGCAAAAGGTGATATTTTTGTAGGAACCAGGGAAGGGCTATACAAGTTTGATAAAGCCCTTGATGTTTTTGTCAATTTATATATAGAAGATGATCAGATAAGGGATAAGCTAGGGCCTTATTTTTTATGTGTGGCACAAGCTCCAGATGGTAAATACTGGGTGGGAACGCTAGGAGGTTTGCTGGTTTGTGATGCTTTGGAAGATATAAGTAAAGGGGATTATCAGTGGCACTTCGCCGTATTATCAGACGACCAGTCATTAGTTGATAATTTGGTGTCCGCGCTGTATTTTGACCCATCGGGTGTGCTGTGGATCGGGACGGAAGAGGGGCTGGATAAATATGATCCCTACGAAAACCAATTTAAAACCAATAAGGGCATATCAAAGTACATCGAAAATCAGGCTCCTCGAATTAGGGGATTTTCGAAGACCTATTTAGATGAAGTAGTAGTCGCCACTAGGCATAATGGTCTTTTTATTTCTGAAGCGGGAGATTTCGTCCCGCTGTTCAGTGGCAATTATGACATTGCAAGCATATATTCTCCTGATGGAGAAACCTTTTATTGTGGTTTATGGAATGGACAAGTACTGGTTTATAATTATATCAAACAAACGTCCGAAATTATAGATGTTGGTTTTAAAGCCTCTCCCATTATTAATTTTGTCGACTATGAGGACTATTTTTTGGTATGTTCTTATGGTGAAGGTGCCAGGTTTATCGATAAGCATACGTTAAAACCATCTATTCACCTACTACCAAATTTTGAAATAAACAAAGTAGCCGTTGACTTGGACAAGAACCTATGGTTTGCGACCGAAACAGGGGTGGTTATGTACAATGTGGCAAAGAAGAAACCCGTCGTATTTGGAGAGAGTAATCAATCCAACCGTGGCCTTCCCCATGAGAATGTAAGCGATATAATGATAGATTCCAGGGACTTAATATGGGCTGCTACCCGAAAAGGGCTGGCAGTTTTTGATTACCAAAACAATACTTTCAAACAACTATCAAAACCAAAAGAATTGAATGGTGAGTGGGTGACTGATATTGTTGAGGATGCCAATGGTTATTTGTGGCTCAATATGAATGACAATAATATATCCAGGCTTGATGTAGATAACAACTTGGTGAATATTTATAATGTAAGCAGCGGTAACAGGCTTGATGTATTTAGTTCCAGTGGATTTTACCATTTCAATAATTCAAAAATTTATTTGGGCGGAAAGAATGGGGTCATCTATTTTTCCCCGTTGAGTATTAAGCAAAATGAGTGGTCTCCTAAACCGGTAATTACAGCGTTTAAAGTAAATAATGAATTAGTGGTGCCAGGAGTGAGGATAAACGGACAAGTTCCTCTTACTAAAGATTTTAATTATTCCAGAAACGTTTCGCTTAACTATAAAAACAGAAACTTTTCGATTCAGTTTTCGAATGCTTCGTTTACCAATCAGCGTTTAAACAAATTCGAATACATGCTGGAGGGATTTGATCAAGAATGGATAGAGACCAGTAGCAACTCCAGGACAGTCCAATACACCAATTTGTCTTCGGGGACTTATCATTTCAGGATTCGCTCTAGTAACAGTGATGGTAAATGGAGTGAGGTGTCATCATATATGATCAAAATATCACCTCCTTTTTGGGCTAGTTACCCGGGAATAGCCCTTATGCTATGCTTTTTGGGTTTGATAGGTTATTTTACAAGAAAGCAAATAAAGTTTCGTGTTATGCTAAAACAAGAACTGCTGACAGAAAAAGTTCAAAGGGAGCGGGATGAAAAACTCAATAATGAAAAACTACGGTTTTTTACCAATATTTCTCATGAGCTCAGGACACCTCTTTCGTTGATACTGGGGCCTGTAAAGCAAATTCTGGAACATGACAACAGCGATGATTATATTAAGAGCAAAGCCAACCTAATCAATCATAGCACCAGTAGACTCTTAAGGTTAGTCAATCAAATTCTTGATTTCAGACGTGCCGAAGGAGGAGAGATCAAGTTAAAAGTCTCCAAAGTAGATATAGTGCCCAGAACAAAAGATATTTTCTGTTCTTTTATAGAATTGGCGCAGTCAAAAAGTATAAATATCAATTTTAATGTGGAAGAGGAGTCTATTGAATGTTGGATAGATATAGATAAATACAATAAAATACTATATAATCTACTGTCAAACGCCATAAAATTCACCAACAGTCATGGACATGTAGATTTGTTTATCGGAGTAAAGGGCAACGGGTCCAAAACCTTGATAGTAGAAGTCAGTGATGATGGGATTGGGATTCCTTTAGAAAGTCAGGAGAAAATTTTCAATAGGTTTTATCAGGCCTCAAATAGTAAAGATAATACTACAGGTACTGGTATTGGGTTATCACTTGTAAAATCTTTAGTTGGAATTCACAAAGGTAAAATAGTTGTTAAAAGTTCTTGTGACAGCTCGGGAAGTATATTCACGGTAGAATTACCGATTTCTGAAAGTGCATATAGCAGCAGTGAACTATCCAGTTTCGTGCCGGATACGCAGGAAACAGCTTCCTCTGGCTTCGCAAAACCATTGAACACGCCTGATGTCTACACTACTCCCAAAACAAATATAGACGTGAAGTCACCGATATTGGTAATTGATGATAGCTCGGAACTTCGAAATTATTTAATAGAGTTCCTTTCCGGGCATTTTAAAGTTTATGGAGCAGAAAATGGCAAGGTGGGATTAGAGCTGTGCCGTAAGATCAAACCTGTCCTTTGTGTGGTTGATGTGATGATGCCGGTTATGGATGGTTTTGAATTTGTCAAAGCACTCAAAAGCGATGAAATTATCAGTCACACGGCCATTGTATTGCTGACTGCTTTGGGCGAAAATGAAAACCGGATAAAAGGATATAAAATTGGAATAGACGGGTACTTGGTGAAGCCTTTTGATCCCTCGCTGTTAAAATCAAGAATCGATAATATTATCAAAATCCGGTTTGAACTTAAACAGCGGTTTTCTGAAGAGACAGAAAGTGAGGTGACCAGCTTGGCGTATTCACAACTCGATATTGACCTGATCTCAAATATCAAGGAAATTGTAGAGATAAACCTTGCTAATCCTGCATTGACCCCTGCATTTTTAAGTTCGGAATTGGCACTAAGCTCATCCAAATTATACAGAAAAATATCCGAGCTGACCGATATGTCCCCAAATGAGTTTATAAGGACAATACGACTCAAAAAAGCGGCATCCCTGTTGAAAACAAAAAACTATAATGTCTCGGAAGTCGCCCATGCTGTTGGGTTCAATGACCCTCTTTATTTTAGTCGACGATTTAAGAAGCAATTTGGGTATGCACCAAGTGAATTGATTAAATAG